In the genome of Dickeya fangzhongdai, one region contains:
- a CDS encoding sodium:solute symporter family protein: MNHFDLTDTLIIVGIIVVYIALTSLLTLRLRSNSNSEFMEGSRALPAFIVGVLLMTEFIGAKSTVGTSQAAFESGIAASWSVIGAAIGFLLFGMILVKKIYNTGKITISGAIAERYGNTTKNIISIIMIYALLLVNVGNYVSGAAAISTVLKVSLPVAALITAIVSTFYFYFGGIKGVAYVTLIHSGLKYVGVMIILYVALKMTGGITPMVEKMPEFYWTWDGNIGASTIGAWLIGTIGSIFCTQFVIQAIASTKDEKSAKRATWIAFLFCMPIALAIAIIGVAAKFVHPEIKSLYALPIFLQDMNPWLAGVVTTSLVASIFISVSTVALAIASLIVKDFYVPYCKPTPEKEFKMTRVFSLIIGFLPLVFVLLVPEVLKLSFFTRAIRLSISVVAMVAFYLPFFSSSRGVNTGLILSCVVTSIWYIMGNPFGIDNMYIALLTPAVVMAIDRLIPNKAAKAKQQSEPSVPHSGA, translated from the coding sequence ATGAACCATTTTGATCTGACAGACACACTTATCATCGTCGGGATAATTGTCGTCTACATCGCCCTTACATCCTTGCTGACGCTGCGGCTGCGCAGTAACTCCAACTCGGAGTTCATGGAAGGCTCACGCGCGCTGCCGGCGTTTATCGTCGGCGTGCTGCTGATGACCGAGTTTATCGGCGCCAAGTCCACGGTCGGTACCTCGCAGGCCGCCTTTGAAAGCGGCATCGCCGCTTCGTGGTCGGTGATCGGCGCCGCCATCGGCTTCCTGCTGTTCGGGATGATTCTGGTGAAAAAGATCTATAACACCGGGAAAATTACTATTTCTGGCGCTATCGCCGAACGTTACGGCAATACCACCAAGAACATCATCTCCATCATCATGATCTACGCGCTGTTGCTGGTAAACGTGGGTAACTACGTCAGCGGCGCCGCCGCCATCTCCACCGTGCTGAAAGTGAGTCTGCCGGTAGCGGCGCTGATTACCGCCATCGTCAGTACCTTCTACTTCTACTTCGGCGGCATCAAAGGCGTGGCGTACGTGACGCTGATCCACAGCGGCCTGAAGTACGTCGGGGTGATGATCATCCTGTACGTGGCGCTGAAAATGACCGGCGGCATCACGCCGATGGTCGAGAAGATGCCGGAATTCTACTGGACCTGGGACGGCAACATCGGCGCCAGCACCATCGGCGCGTGGCTCATCGGCACCATCGGCTCCATTTTCTGTACCCAGTTCGTGATTCAGGCTATCGCCTCCACCAAGGATGAGAAATCCGCCAAGCGCGCCACCTGGATTGCGTTCCTATTCTGTATGCCGATCGCGCTGGCGATTGCCATTATCGGCGTCGCCGCCAAGTTCGTACACCCGGAAATCAAGAGCCTGTACGCCCTGCCGATCTTCCTGCAGGATATGAACCCGTGGCTGGCCGGCGTGGTGACCACCTCACTGGTGGCGTCGATCTTCATCAGCGTGAGTACCGTCGCACTGGCGATCGCCTCGCTGATCGTGAAAGATTTCTACGTGCCTTACTGCAAACCGACGCCGGAAAAAGAGTTCAAGATGACCCGCGTGTTCTCGCTGATCATCGGTTTCCTGCCGCTGGTGTTCGTGCTGCTGGTGCCGGAAGTGCTGAAGCTGTCGTTCTTCACCCGCGCCATTCGTCTGTCGATTTCCGTGGTGGCGATGGTCGCGTTCTACCTGCCGTTCTTTAGCAGCTCCCGCGGCGTCAACACCGGCCTGATCCTGTCCTGCGTGGTTACCTCCATCTGGTACATCATGGGTAACCCGTTCGGCATCGACAATATGTACATTGCACTGTTGACCCCGGCGGTGGTGATGGCGATCGACCGTCTGATCCCCAACAAGGCGGCCAAGGCCAAACAGCAAAGCGAACCCTCCGTACCTCATTCTGGAGCATAA
- a CDS encoding TerC family protein, protein MLMWLADPNAWLTLFTLTLLEIILGIDNIIFLSLVVARLPHAQQSRARFTGLAGAMLMRLSLLASIAWLMHLTDPLFSIADRAFSARDLILLAGGLFLIVKSGGEIRATLAGEEEAQRRSRTTAFWGAIVQIMLLDIIFSLDSVITAVGLSQHLLIMMLAVVLGVVIMMLAARTIGEFIDAHPSVKMLALAFLILVGGTLMLDSLQIHVPKGYVYFAMFFTIGVEILNLARQHKHHPAMETRLSEQ, encoded by the coding sequence ATGTTGATGTGGCTGGCCGATCCCAACGCCTGGTTGACCTTGTTCACCCTGACGCTGCTGGAAATCATCCTTGGTATCGACAACATTATTTTTCTGTCCCTGGTCGTCGCCCGACTGCCGCACGCTCAGCAATCCCGCGCCCGTTTTACCGGACTGGCGGGCGCAATGCTGATGCGCCTGTCGCTGCTGGCCTCGATAGCCTGGCTGATGCACCTCACCGACCCACTGTTTAGCATCGCCGATCGCGCATTTTCCGCCCGCGACCTGATCCTGCTGGCTGGCGGTTTGTTCCTGATCGTTAAATCCGGCGGCGAGATTCGCGCCACGCTGGCGGGGGAAGAAGAGGCACAGCGCCGCAGCCGCACCACCGCGTTCTGGGGCGCGATCGTGCAGATCATGCTGCTGGATATCATCTTTAGTCTGGATTCGGTGATCACCGCGGTCGGGCTGTCGCAGCACCTGCTGATCATGATGCTGGCGGTGGTGCTGGGCGTAGTGATCATGATGCTGGCGGCGCGAACCATCGGCGAATTCATCGATGCGCACCCGTCAGTCAAAATGCTGGCGCTGGCGTTTCTGATTCTGGTAGGCGGCACCCTGATGCTGGACAGCCTGCAAATCCATGTGCCAAAAGGCTATGTCTACTTCGCCATGTTCTTTACCATCGGCGTGGAGATACTCAATCTGGCGCGCCAGCACAAGCATCACCCGGCGATGGAAACACGCCTCAGCGAACAGTAA
- a CDS encoding YhcH/YjgK/YiaL family protein — MIAGNLNHLPLATLPEPLWRILSGFTLDQLNALPEGKYQPDNVDWFYSIGTVSTAPKAERHTEFHRRFLDIQLILAGEEIIGYDLNDAGDRAATERKPDLFILEQPQVPHAIRLAAGDFVTFYPGEPHQALCAIDDQPAPVKKAVFKVPVELLNAQG; from the coding sequence ATGATCGCAGGCAATCTGAATCATCTGCCGCTGGCGACGTTACCCGAGCCGCTGTGGCGCATCCTTTCCGGTTTCACGCTCGACCAGTTGAACGCCCTGCCGGAAGGCAAGTACCAGCCGGACAATGTCGACTGGTTCTACTCCATCGGTACCGTCTCCACCGCCCCGAAAGCCGAGCGCCATACCGAATTCCACCGCCGTTTTCTCGATATTCAGCTGATTCTCGCCGGCGAAGAGATCATCGGCTACGACCTGAATGACGCCGGCGATCGCGCCGCGACCGAACGTAAACCGGACTTGTTCATTCTGGAACAGCCGCAGGTGCCGCACGCCATCCGGCTGGCCGCCGGGGATTTCGTCACCTTCTATCCGGGTGAACCGCATCAGGCGCTGTGCGCCATTGACGATCAGCCGGCTCCGGTGAAAAAAGCGGTGTTCAAGGTGCCGGTCGAATTACTGAACGCACAGGGGTAA
- the yacL gene encoding protein YacL, protein MDYEFLRDVTGQVVVRMSMGHEVVGHWLNEEVKGQQAVLDEVEAAVRELAGSERQWERPGHEYTLLLDSEEVMVRANQLAFETDELEEGMSYYDEESLSLCGLEDFLELLEKYRAFVDKS, encoded by the coding sequence ATGGACTATGAGTTTTTGCGTGATGTGACCGGGCAGGTAGTGGTCCGGATGTCGATGGGCCATGAAGTGGTAGGGCACTGGCTGAATGAAGAAGTTAAAGGCCAGCAGGCGGTGCTGGATGAAGTGGAAGCCGCGGTTCGTGAGCTGGCCGGCAGCGAACGTCAGTGGGAGCGCCCCGGCCATGAATACACGCTGTTGCTGGACAGCGAGGAAGTGATGGTGCGTGCCAATCAGCTGGCGTTTGAAACCGACGAGCTGGAAGAAGGCATGAGTTATTACGATGAAGAAAGCCTGTCGTTGTGCGGGCTGGAAGACTTTCTTGAGCTGCTGGAGAAATACCGGGCGTTTGTGGATAAGTCCTGA
- a CDS encoding sialidase family protein: protein MTTETITIERSGLVHPADGDSQRIDAYIPSERPQNHAANLLHLPNGDVLCVWFGGTQEGVSDISIYQSRLVKDSGQWTPAVKLSDDPTRSEQNPVLFLAPDGVLWLLYTAQKSGNQDTAIVRYRQSLDQGYTWGEIGTLLEQPGTFIRQPITVLPNGDWLLPVFYCRTQPGEKWVGNDDISAVKISSDQGKTWRESVVPNSTGCVHMNITPLKDGSLLALFRSRWADFIYRSHSTDGGATWSEPVPTVLPNNNSSIQVTTLDNGHLALVFNAMSAEGATERRLSLYDEIEDEEENDAKMPEISSGRSAFWGAPRAPMTLAISEDGGKTWPWQRNLEVGDGYCMTNNSTEKLNREFSYPSIKQGPDGKLHIAFTYFRQAIKYVCVSEEWVKG, encoded by the coding sequence ATGACGACCGAAACCATTACCATCGAACGCAGCGGCCTGGTTCATCCGGCAGACGGCGACAGCCAGCGCATCGACGCCTATATCCCGTCGGAACGCCCGCAGAATCACGCCGCCAACCTGCTGCACCTGCCTAACGGCGATGTGCTGTGCGTCTGGTTCGGCGGCACCCAGGAAGGGGTGTCCGACATTTCGATTTACCAGTCAAGGCTGGTAAAAGACAGCGGGCAATGGACGCCCGCAGTCAAGCTGTCCGACGACCCGACCCGTTCCGAACAAAACCCGGTGCTGTTCCTGGCGCCGGACGGCGTGCTGTGGTTGCTGTATACCGCGCAGAAATCCGGTAATCAGGACACCGCCATCGTGCGTTACCGTCAGTCGCTGGATCAGGGCTACACCTGGGGCGAAATCGGTACACTGCTGGAACAGCCCGGTACCTTCATCCGCCAGCCGATTACCGTGCTGCCCAACGGCGACTGGCTGCTGCCGGTGTTCTACTGCCGCACCCAGCCGGGTGAAAAATGGGTCGGCAACGACGACATCAGCGCGGTGAAAATCTCCAGCGATCAGGGTAAAACCTGGCGTGAATCGGTGGTGCCGAACAGCACCGGCTGCGTGCACATGAACATTACGCCGCTCAAGGATGGTTCTCTGCTGGCGCTGTTCCGCAGCCGCTGGGCCGATTTCATCTACCGTAGCCACTCCACCGACGGCGGCGCCACCTGGTCCGAACCGGTGCCGACCGTTCTGCCCAACAACAACTCGTCCATTCAGGTGACCACGCTGGACAACGGCCATCTGGCGCTGGTGTTCAACGCCATGAGCGCCGAAGGCGCCACCGAGCGTCGCCTGTCGCTGTATGACGAAATCGAGGACGAAGAAGAAAACGACGCCAAAATGCCGGAGATCTCATCCGGACGCAGCGCCTTCTGGGGTGCGCCGCGCGCGCCGATGACGCTGGCTATCTCCGAAGACGGCGGCAAAACCTGGCCGTGGCAGCGTAATCTGGAAGTGGGCGACGGTTATTGCATGACCAACAACTCGACCGAGAAACTTAACCGCGAGTTCTCCTACCCCAGCATCAAGCAAGGGCCGGACGGCAAGCTGCACATCGCCTTTACCTACTTCCGGCAGGCCATCAAGTACGTCTGCGTTAGCGAAGAGTGGGTCAAGGGTTAA
- a CDS encoding SDR family NAD(P)-dependent oxidoreductase, which yields MSGPKQVVITGSSSGIGAAITATLLAAGWKVVGLSRQPGAHQHPNFTHHPLDITDTPALIALLDSLPAVDAVIHAAGVMKAATLGTLSYADSEQLWKLHIQVAEVLADRLVDKLPQGGRIVLLGSRTSSGAAGRSQYVATKSAMIGMVRSWAAELAPRGITVNIVAPGATETPMLNQPGRQSSPPKLPPIGRFIQPQEVADLVAYLLSPSAAAITGQQLVICGGASL from the coding sequence ATGTCAGGACCAAAACAGGTGGTGATCACCGGCAGCAGTTCCGGTATCGGCGCCGCCATTACCGCTACCCTGCTGGCGGCGGGCTGGAAGGTTGTCGGGCTATCGCGTCAGCCGGGCGCGCATCAGCACCCGAACTTCACACATCACCCGCTGGATATCACCGATACGCCGGCGCTTATCGCGTTGCTGGACAGCCTGCCCGCCGTCGATGCGGTGATCCACGCCGCCGGGGTGATGAAAGCCGCCACGCTGGGCACCCTGTCGTATGCCGACAGCGAGCAACTGTGGAAGCTGCATATTCAGGTGGCTGAAGTGCTGGCCGACCGGCTGGTGGACAAACTGCCGCAGGGCGGCCGTATCGTACTGCTGGGCAGTCGTACATCCAGCGGCGCCGCCGGGCGCAGCCAGTATGTCGCCACCAAGTCGGCGATGATCGGCATGGTGAGAAGCTGGGCGGCGGAACTGGCGCCGCGCGGCATCACCGTCAATATCGTCGCGCCGGGCGCCACCGAAACGCCGATGCTGAATCAGCCGGGACGGCAAAGCTCGCCGCCAAAGCTGCCGCCAATCGGCCGGTTTATCCAACCGCAGGAGGTGGCGGATCTGGTGGCGTACCTGCTGTCGCCTTCAGCGGCGGCCATCACCGGGCAGCAGTTGGTGATTTGCGGCGGCGCCTCGTTATAG